The proteins below are encoded in one region of Maribacter aestuarii:
- a CDS encoding fasciclin domain-containing protein has translation MLLFGATAFAQSETIVGVAAGNDNFSTLVAAVKAADLVGTLSSDGPFTVFAPTNDAFSALPAGTVDGLLKPESKDALTGILTYHVVAGKYEAAAVIEAINGNNGAFPVTTVQGGNITLSLKDGKVMLEDEKGNMSTVVMADVGASNGVIHAIDAVVMPE, from the coding sequence ATGCTTTTATTCGGTGCGACTGCTTTTGCACAGTCCGAAACCATTGTAGGTGTTGCAGCTGGAAATGATAATTTTTCAACATTGGTAGCTGCCGTAAAAGCTGCTGATTTAGTAGGAACATTAAGTAGCGACGGACCGTTCACTGTTTTTGCTCCAACAAATGATGCCTTTTCTGCACTTCCTGCAGGTACTGTAGATGGTTTATTGAAGCCTGAAAGTAAGGATGCCCTAACTGGGATTTTGACCTATCACGTAGTTGCCGGAAAGTATGAAGCAGCTGCTGTAATAGAGGCGATTAATGGAAATAACGGTGCTTTTCCCGTGACTACAGTACAAGGCGGTAATATCACATTATCCTTGAAAGACGGAAAGGTAATGTTAGAGGATGAGAAAGGTAATATGTCTACTGTGGTTATGGCTGATGTAGGCGCATCTAACGGAGTTATACATGCAATTGATGCAGTGGTAATGCCGGAATAA
- the rluF gene encoding 23S rRNA pseudouridine(2604) synthase RluF, translating to MEATPKQTRINKYLSEVGYCSRRAADKLIDQGRVTINGKVPEMGTKISENDTVHVDGELISEPKEKPVYLAFNKPIGIVCTTDTGVEKDNIIDYINYPTRIFPIGRLDKPSEGLIFLTNDGDIVNKILRARNNHEKEYLVTVDKPITTDFLVKMRNGVPILDTITRKCEVHLVSTYQFRIILTQGLNRQIRRMCEYLDYRVKKLKRIRIMNVHLDLPVGQWRNLTQEELDEINRLVGKSSKTHD from the coding sequence ATGGAAGCTACGCCTAAACAAACCCGAATAAACAAATACCTTAGTGAAGTAGGTTATTGTTCCCGTAGAGCAGCCGATAAGCTTATAGATCAAGGCCGGGTTACTATAAACGGTAAGGTTCCGGAGATGGGAACGAAGATTTCGGAGAACGATACGGTGCATGTGGACGGAGAACTTATTTCCGAACCTAAGGAGAAGCCTGTTTATTTGGCCTTTAACAAACCTATTGGAATAGTGTGTACTACGGATACAGGTGTTGAAAAGGATAATATTATTGATTACATCAATTACCCTACTCGTATATTTCCCATAGGAAGGTTGGACAAACCTAGTGAAGGCCTTATATTTTTAACGAACGATGGCGATATCGTTAATAAGATTCTACGGGCCAGAAATAATCATGAGAAGGAGTATTTAGTTACGGTAGATAAACCTATAACTACTGATTTTCTAGTAAAAATGAGAAATGGGGTACCTATCCTGGATACGATTACCAGAAAATGTGAAGTACACCTAGTAAGCACTTATCAATTTCGTATTATTCTAACCCAAGGCTTGAACAGGCAGATACGCCGGATGTGTGAATATTTGGACTACAGGGTAAAAAAATTAAAACGAATCCGTATAATGAACGTACATCTAGACCTTCCTGTTGGCCAGTGGAGAAATCTAACCCAAGAGGAATTGGATGAAATTAACCGACTAGTGGGAAAATCGTCTAAAACCCATGATTGA
- a CDS encoding helix-turn-helix domain-containing protein, with amino-acid sequence MDFIIGLFLAFVVFGVLLSLIFLNKKKGDKYANSLLALYTFLFAFELLNNVLRWSGALRTETFVHFNLVHFPLWAIYGPLVYLYVRRVTKKISFKYTDILFLVPVLLIAGTISPFYLLDTTKKLGLVNAGAEFAHIPWPSYGIWLVILLMFFYSCLSYFSFRKNRQTGYRENVWLKWFVGSYTGFVFMFSLYIFLIWFNLMDPKYDYFVDIVIVFFIGLLTFFGFVQPEVFEGKNIREILPFIKYRKTGLSDALSLQMKEKLLAIMLDNKPYLDPGLRLDDLSLLLHLSRNQTSQIINEHFNLSFFDFLNRYRVMEAKNMLMDFENQGLTMSQLAYEVGFNNRASFYKAFKKFTGYNPSAYLEQSRAS; translated from the coding sequence ATGGATTTTATTATTGGTCTTTTTTTAGCATTCGTTGTATTTGGCGTATTGCTGTCCCTAATTTTTCTTAATAAAAAGAAAGGGGACAAATACGCGAATAGTCTTCTTGCCTTGTATACTTTTCTCTTTGCCTTTGAACTGTTAAATAATGTATTACGCTGGTCTGGGGCCCTGCGTACGGAAACCTTTGTTCATTTTAATTTAGTCCATTTTCCGCTGTGGGCCATTTATGGTCCTTTGGTTTATTTATATGTACGCAGGGTTACCAAAAAAATCAGTTTTAAATATACCGATATTCTATTCCTAGTCCCAGTACTCCTTATAGCAGGGACTATCTCTCCTTTCTATTTGCTTGATACGACCAAAAAACTTGGACTTGTAAATGCTGGCGCAGAATTTGCTCATATTCCATGGCCTTCCTATGGTATTTGGTTGGTGATTCTACTTATGTTTTTCTATTCCTGTCTTTCCTATTTCAGTTTTAGAAAAAACAGACAGACGGGGTATCGAGAAAATGTGTGGCTCAAGTGGTTTGTCGGGTCTTATACGGGATTTGTCTTTATGTTTTCGCTTTATATTTTTCTGATCTGGTTCAATCTCATGGACCCCAAATACGACTACTTCGTTGATATTGTTATCGTATTTTTTATTGGACTTTTGACCTTTTTTGGTTTTGTGCAACCAGAGGTCTTTGAGGGTAAGAATATTAGGGAAATACTTCCCTTTATAAAATATAGAAAGACCGGTCTTTCAGATGCACTTTCGTTGCAGATGAAAGAAAAACTTTTGGCCATAATGTTAGATAACAAGCCCTATTTGGACCCGGGACTGCGGTTGGATGATTTAAGTCTATTATTACATCTATCTAGAAACCAAACCTCTCAAATCATCAATGAGCATTTTAATCTTTCTTTTTTTGATTTTTTGAATCGTTACAGGGTCATGGAAGCAAAGAATATGCTTATGGATTTTGAAAATCAAGGGTTGACCATGTCACAACTCGCATATGAGGTTGGATTTAATAATAGGGCTTCCTTTTACAAAGCCTTCAAAAAATTCACTGGTTATAACCCCTCAGCGTATTTGGAACAATCACGAGCCTCATAA
- a CDS encoding carboxypeptidase-like regulatory domain-containing protein — MIQNLTIPLNKSMIRSLILSALFVVTLCTTATAQDVDYKEYSGEVLDDKTKKPLVFATLTLEGSNVSTITNTEGEFSLKVPQPNLGENLVVSFLGYSTKTMPIAQLSSNNNKILMSESVMELSEVNLSVPKNAEALVRETLKKRGDNYIDRPTVMTAFYRETIKKRRKNVSLSEAVVNIYKAPYTSNKTDAVKLYKARKSTDYSKLDTVALKLQGGPFNTLFVDMVKYPDYIFTDESIGYYNFSFDGSTRVNDKLIYVVKFDQKPEILDPLFTGKLYIDAEKKILTSAIYSLNITNRDLASRMFVRKKPRNADVWPTEVAYRVDYREKDGKWYYGYSNVLLEFKVDWDKRLFNSVYSMNCEMAVTDWEENVTNSNLKSKDRMKSDIILSDEAIGFADPDFWGAYNIIEPEKSIESAIRKIQRQLRRAKDDNSGTSIP, encoded by the coding sequence ATGATACAGAATTTAACAATACCCTTAAACAAATCCATGATCAGGTCGCTTATTCTATCGGCCTTGTTCGTGGTTACTCTTTGTACTACAGCAACGGCACAAGATGTCGACTATAAGGAATATAGCGGCGAAGTCTTAGATGATAAAACGAAAAAGCCTTTGGTATTTGCAACCTTAACCTTAGAAGGTTCCAATGTAAGTACAATTACCAATACGGAGGGAGAATTTTCCCTAAAGGTGCCCCAGCCTAACTTGGGAGAGAACCTTGTCGTTTCTTTTTTGGGCTATAGTACTAAAACTATGCCGATAGCGCAATTAAGTTCCAACAACAATAAAATTTTAATGTCGGAATCGGTAATGGAGCTCTCAGAAGTTAACCTGAGTGTCCCTAAAAACGCTGAAGCATTGGTACGTGAAACACTTAAGAAAAGAGGTGATAATTATATAGATAGACCTACGGTCATGACAGCATTTTACCGGGAAACCATTAAAAAACGTAGAAAAAATGTAAGTCTCTCTGAGGCGGTGGTAAATATTTATAAAGCTCCCTACACTTCAAACAAAACTGATGCAGTAAAATTGTATAAGGCCAGAAAAAGTACCGATTACAGCAAGTTAGATACTGTAGCGCTAAAGTTACAAGGAGGTCCCTTCAACACTCTTTTTGTGGATATGGTAAAATACCCAGACTATATTTTTACCGACGAATCCATCGGCTACTATAATTTCTCTTTTGACGGGTCTACACGAGTGAACGATAAACTTATTTACGTGGTTAAATTTGACCAAAAGCCAGAGATTCTCGATCCGCTTTTCACTGGGAAATTATATATAGATGCTGAGAAGAAAATATTAACGAGCGCCATTTATTCATTGAACATTACCAATAGGGATTTGGCTTCTAGGATGTTCGTCCGTAAAAAGCCAAGAAACGCTGACGTATGGCCTACAGAGGTAGCCTACAGGGTCGATTATAGGGAAAAGGATGGTAAATGGTACTATGGCTACAGTAATGTGCTTTTAGAATTTAAGGTGGATTGGGATAAGCGATTGTTTAATTCGGTTTACAGTATGAACTGTGAAATGGCCGTTACCGACTGGGAAGAAAATGTGACAAACTCCAATTTAAAATCCAAAGACCGTATGAAATCTGATATTATCCTTAGCGATGAGGCCATTGGTTTTGCCGATCCGGATTTTTGGGGAGCTTACAATATCATAGAACCAGAAAAATCAATTGAATCTGCTATTAGAAAAATACAGCGTCAATTGAGACGTGCAAAGGATGACAACAGTGGCACTTCTATTCCTTAA